The Alphaproteobacteria bacterium genome segment CTAAGTTTACGACAGAACCAGGCCCAATGCCTGCAAGTGTTATTAATGCTTGGCAAAAAATTTGGTTAATGAGTGATAAAGATTTAGGCGGTAAAAGAAATTACCATACAGATTTTGAAATTTATGACGAGCGTGCGATGAATCCACTTAACACAATTTTAGATGTCTATATTGGATTGCAACCTTAAAATGTCGTTCGATACCACATTTACTTTAAATCCAAAGAGTCAGGATATTGATTTTCTGACTCAAAAGATTAATGAGGATGCACAAAAAAAAGGCATTCAGGAAAAGGCTTATTCTTTTGCTTTTTTTATGCGTGACGCAAAGGATAACATAATCGCTGGCTGTAATGGTTCTGTTATTTATGGAAGCATATACGCAGATCAGCTTTGGGTTCATGAAGAATATCGAAATCAAGGTTTGGGCACAACATTAATGCGGCAAGTCCATGATTATGGGCGTGAAATTGGATGCTCTATGGCAAGCATTGCCACAATGTCTTTCCAAAAAGCATCAAAATTTTATGAAAATTTAGGATATGTTTGTGATTTTGAACGAATTGATTATTCAAATGGAGCAAGCTGTTTGTTTATGAAATGTGATTTGTAATACTTATTTTAATTATACTTCTTTCGAAACTCTACTACTGTGGCCGATTGATGCGTCGTTTCGGTACTTAGATCCTTGTGTATGAAGAATGCAGAACGGCCTTGCGTGCCGAATCTTCTATCACTCGCATTAGCGAGTTTCGAAAGAAGTCTATTTTATTTAAAATTTACACTATGTTTTTACTTAATAAATTAGATGGATTGACACATAGTTTCCTTAGTTGAATATGATGTATACTTGTTTCTTCATATATAATAAAATTATGTGATAGCTTCTTGATCTTTTCAAAAAGCATTATATGCATGATAAATAAAAGAAATCATTATATTTTTTTTATTTTTTCATATTGTTCCTATAGCATTAAGCGGATAAATTATCTTTAAAGGAAGATGAAATATGTTCATATTTAATTATTTTAGTTTTAAAAAAAAATCTCTTTTTTTAAAACTTAATTTATTAATTTTTTTAAGTATATTATATGTAAATAACATTTATTCCTCGTTGACTGATGAAATAATAAAAAACTCTTTATTATCTGTTGATGAAGAATATTTTTTAATTAATTATAATTTTTTACCTAAAAAAATAATCGATTTTAATTATAAAGCTGAAAATATCAATGTAGACATATTACTAGAAATTGGCGATGTTTTGCTCGAAAATGGAAAAAATTTTTTTTTTAAATTCAATGAATTCAACTATACGATTATTCCTAAAAAATATAAAAAGAAATTTTTAAATATTGAAGCTACTAAAAATTACTCCATTTTATATAATTTTGATCGAAAAATTAAAACTGCCATTACATGTCTTTTGAAAACCTCCCTAGAATATTATAAATCAGCTCTTGCCAATAGCAATCTTAAAGAAACACAAAAAGATATTATCGTTCAATTTAATGTTGTTATTGCTGAAATGAGACATATGCTTAGTTATGTTACAAAAGATAAATATCAAAAAGAATTTATGCTATTAATCAATGAGTATGAAAGTAATCTCGATGAATTTAAAATTAATAACAATTTGTTAGAAATAAAATCAGAGCCTAGTTTAACTTCCTATAAAACAAAAAATAATAAATGAGTAAAAATGTTTTTTTACATTTTAGGTAATTTGTTTTTAAGTTTCATGACGTAAACAATAATATCAGCAACTACTTTATAATGCTCTAAGGGTATTTCTTGATCCAGTTCGATTGTATATAAAGCACGTGCTAATGGCGGGTTTTCTACAAGCGGAATATGATGTTCTTCCGCTAATTCGCGAATTTTTGCAGCAACATATCCTTGTCCTTTTGCAACGACAACAGGTGCATTCATTTTTGTATGTTCGTATTTTAAAGCAATCGCGTAATGGGTTGGATTTGTAATAATAACATCAGCTTTAGGTACATTGGCCATCATTCTGTTGCGGATGCGCTCCATACGGATACGTCTTATTTTAGATTTAATAAGAGGATCCCCTTCAGATTCTTTATGCTCATCCTTAACTTCTTGTTTTGTCATACGTAGTGATTTTAAATATTCATAACGTTGGTAAAAAACGTCTAGAATAGCGACAACAACAACAATGCAAATAGTAATAATAAATAATGTTATTATATTTTCATAAAAAAAATGAACAAGATCAATTAAACTATACCAAATAAAACTTTCTGATTTTAAAACAGCGTCATAAACAATCATTGAAACAACTGACATTAATACAATGACATATGTCAGGCTTTTAATAAAATCAACCAAGTTTTTCAACGAAAATATGCGCTTCATTCCTTTAAATAGAGAAATTTTTTCTAATTTGGGCACAATTGATTTCATTGAAAAATGAAATTTATTTTCGTAAAATCCTAATGATAAAGCGATTATTAAAAGCGTGACTAAAGGTGTTGCGACCCAAAAAGCTATTTCAAGAATAATACTTGAAAGTGAAGACAAATAAAGTTCATGAGAAGATTCAATAAATAAACGTAAAATATTTTGAAGTTTTTGTGCTAAAAAAGGGAAATAAAAAGCGATTAAAAGACCTACAGCAAATAACATCACAAAATGACTAAGGTCTTTCGAATGCGGTGATTTACCATCTTCTTTTGATTTTTCGAGTCGCCTCGGGGTCGGCTCCTCGGTTTTCTGGGATTCATCTTGATCTTCAGCCATCTATCCCCTCCATACTTGACCTAAATTTTCTTTTATCTGAAGTTCATACCATGAAAATAAAGTTGCTAAACATAAAAATAAGACAAATGTACCTATTAAAAGTTGTAAAGGTGCAGCAATAAAGAAAATTTGAATTTGTGTCACAAGCCGGGACAAAATACCCATGCCAAGATAAAAAATAAGACTAACCACCAAAAAAGGTGCCGCAAAATAAACAGAAAGTTTAAATGTTTTTGAAACCATTTGAACAAAATGATCCGAAAATTCTGCTAATGGTGGTAAAAAACCTGGTTTAAAAATAGCATAACTATCAATTGTTCCGTATATAAATAAGTGATGTAAAGACAACGTAAAAATCAATAATAAACCTGTTAAGGATAAAAAGGCACTTATGATTGAAGCTTGTTGCGCTGATACGGGTGAATTAGACAATGCATTTGAAAAGCCAATGACTTGGGCAATGATAGCGCCAGCAGATTCAAGCAAATAGATAAATAATCTAGAAATAAAAGCTAAGAATAATCCAATGGCTAATTCGCCACTTAACAGTAAAACGAGTCCAAAAAAGTGAATTGGTTGTGCTGGCAAATAATCTTGAACCAATGGTTGAACAAAAATTGCCACAAGAATTGTCATAAAAACGCGTATTTGAGGTAAAACAAACTTTTCACCAAAACCAGGCGCAAAAAGAAAAATAGGAAAAAGTCTAAAGGCTACAAGAAGATAATAATAAAACTGAGTTGCAAAAAAATCAGACAAAAACTTACTTTCTAGTATGTATTAGGCCACTTTTAACCAGATTTAAGTATAAGCGCATATAGATGCTCGGTATATTCCTTAAGCGTTGAAATCATATAAGGCATTAAAAGAATAAGGGATAAAAAGATAAGGATGATTTTAGGTACAAAAGACAATGTCATTTCTTGCATTTGCGTCAATGCTTGAAGAAGCGATACAGAAAAACCAACAATAAGCGCAATGATAAGGACAGGGGCTGATACTTTAAGCAGCACCCAAATGGATTGCCGTGATATCTCTATAATTTCTAATTGCGTCATTCTGCGATCATCTTTTAGAAATTAACCCGCTTGAATATGGTATATTTCTTTAAACGTAGCAGTTGCTGTACTTAAA includes the following:
- a CDS encoding GNAT family N-acetyltransferase, with translation MSFDTTFTLNPKSQDIDFLTQKINEDAQKKGIQEKAYSFAFFMRDAKDNIIAGCNGSVIYGSIYADQLWVHEEYRNQGLGTTLMRQVHDYGREIGCSMASIATMSFQKASKFYENLGYVCDFERIDYSNGASCLFMKCDL
- the flhB gene encoding flagellar biosynthesis protein FlhB, which gives rise to MAEDQDESQKTEEPTPRRLEKSKEDGKSPHSKDLSHFVMLFAVGLLIAFYFPFLAQKLQNILRLFIESSHELYLSSLSSIILEIAFWVATPLVTLLIIALSLGFYENKFHFSMKSIVPKLEKISLFKGMKRIFSLKNLVDFIKSLTYVIVLMSVVSMIVYDAVLKSESFIWYSLIDLVHFFYENIITLFIITICIVVVVAILDVFYQRYEYLKSLRMTKQEVKDEHKESEGDPLIKSKIRRIRMERIRNRMMANVPKADVIITNPTHYAIALKYEHTKMNAPVVVAKGQGYVAAKIRELAEEHHIPLVENPPLARALYTIELDQEIPLEHYKVVADIIVYVMKLKNKLPKM
- a CDS encoding flagellar biosynthetic protein FliR → MSDFFATQFYYYLLVAFRLFPIFLFAPGFGEKFVLPQIRVFMTILVAIFVQPLVQDYLPAQPIHFFGLVLLLSGELAIGLFLAFISRLFIYLLESAGAIIAQVIGFSNALSNSPVSAQQASIISAFLSLTGLLLIFTLSLHHLFIYGTIDSYAIFKPGFLPPLAEFSDHFVQMVSKTFKLSVYFAAPFLVVSLIFYLGMGILSRLVTQIQIFFIAAPLQLLIGTFVLFLCLATLFSWYELQIKENLGQVWRG
- the fliQ gene encoding flagellar biosynthesis protein FliQ, coding for MTQLEIIEISRQSIWVLLKVSAPVLIIALIVGFSVSLLQALTQMQEMTLSFVPKIILIFLSLILLMPYMISTLKEYTEHLYALILKSG